In Helianthus annuus cultivar XRQ/B chromosome 9, HanXRQr2.0-SUNRISE, whole genome shotgun sequence, the following are encoded in one genomic region:
- the LOC110876497 gene encoding uncharacterized protein LOC110876497, with amino-acid sequence MDPFNNPENPNTSNNPNTPNNPTQPNVFSVPGYYPTLGPNQFSQYSSNAFASFQHSPNQFAQISQNQALQQMMMRGAWNFPPVQPQSIPTPPVQPQPIPTQSEPEDDVEIVPETQPPKGKGKRNKGKQVVGDQTSKPKATKWTPIEEEALAKAFIGTSDNPVKGNNQSGEGFWSKVLAKFLALMDQGPYRDLDSVSSKWRKLNSAINRFCEEYTNYIQVTVVAGGTTRMCSKWHWKSIRKRMVPTFLTFARGWL; translated from the exons ATGGATCCGTTCAACAACCCGGAGAACCCGAACACTTCGAACAACCCGAATACTCCCAACAATCCGACCCAACCTAATGTTTTTTCGGTTCCGGGATATTATCCAACGCTAGGACCGAACCAATTCTCGCAATATTCATCGAACGCGTTTGCTTCATTCCAACACTCGCCAAACCAATTCGCTCAAATCTCCCAAAATCAAGCCCTTCAACAAATGATGATGCGGGGTGCTTGGAACTTCCCACCCGTTCAACCTCAATCGATCCCCACACCACCCGTTCAACCTCAACCGATCCCGACCCAATCCGAACCCGAAGACGATGTGGAGATTGTTCCCGAAACCCAACCGCCTAAAGGGAAAGGAAAACGAAACAAAGGCAAACAAGTGGTGGGTGATCAAACGTCGAAACCGAAGGCGACTAAGTGGACCCCAATCGAAGAAGAAGCCTTAGCCAAGGCTTTCATTGGCACTTCCGACAACCCGGTAAAAG gTAATAACCAATCGGGTGAGGGGTTTTGGTCCAAGGTATTGGCCAAGTTTCTCGCCTTGATGGACCAAGGCCCGTATCGAGATCTCGACTCGGTTTCCTCGAAGTGGCGAAAATTGAACTCGGCCATTAATCGGTTTTGCGAGGAATATACAAATTATATACAAGTGACCGTCGTAGCGGGTGGAACGACGAGGATGTGTTCAAAATGGCATTGGAAAAGTataaggaaaagaatggttccaaCTTTCCTCACGTTCGCGCGTGGATGGTTGTAA